A genomic stretch from Thermodesulfobacteriota bacterium includes:
- a CDS encoding acyl-CoA dehydrogenase family protein encodes MDFNYNKEQKMYQDSARDFFVKECSFDLLREIFNTEEGYSKEHWDKIAYLDWTGMIIDEEYNGIGGTFLDLCPIIEEMGRAMFPGPFLVTAVSAAALISKEGDERIKKKILPLISDGKAIVSIAIGETGTEAAPEDIKTTAKRTDDGYILNGSKLFVPYAHVSDYIICLALDESVPGGGLTLFMVDGNSSGLECTPIPTFSVDKYSKVDFKGVKTKQRDIIGTPGMGWEAAEKLLTLAAASACVQMIGGMERVLEMTVDWVKNRKQFGMPIGSFQAIQHHCAEMAIDVESSKFITYQAAWKLSKTFDAKREVSMAKAWTGDAYQRLTATAIQVHGAMGFTEEYNLHYYYKQAKSLQLMHGDYRYHRQKVAKDSGY; translated from the coding sequence ATGGACTTTAACTATAACAAAGAACAAAAAATGTACCAGGATTCGGCAAGAGATTTTTTTGTAAAAGAATGTTCTTTTGACCTGTTGCGGGAAATATTCAACACTGAAGAGGGATATTCAAAAGAACACTGGGATAAAATTGCATATCTCGACTGGACCGGCATGATCATAGATGAGGAATATAATGGTATTGGCGGAACCTTTCTCGATCTTTGTCCGATAATTGAAGAGATGGGAAGAGCCATGTTTCCGGGACCGTTCCTTGTCACTGCGGTTTCAGCGGCAGCCCTTATTTCAAAAGAAGGCGACGAACGGATAAAGAAAAAAATACTGCCCTTAATTTCAGACGGTAAAGCAATTGTTTCAATAGCTATAGGAGAAACAGGCACCGAAGCGGCTCCGGAAGATATTAAGACCACTGCAAAAAGAACAGATGACGGATATATTCTTAACGGCTCAAAATTATTTGTTCCTTATGCCCATGTGAGTGATTACATAATATGCCTTGCTCTGGATGAATCCGTGCCCGGTGGAGGGCTGACGCTTTTTATGGTGGACGGGAATTCAAGTGGTCTTGAATGCACGCCCATTCCAACCTTTTCCGTTGATAAATACAGCAAGGTTGATTTCAAGGGAGTTAAGACGAAGCAGAGAGACATCATCGGAACACCGGGCATGGGCTGGGAAGCGGCAGAAAAGCTACTGACTTTGGCTGCCGCATCCGCGTGTGTGCAAATGATAGGAGGAATGGAAAGAGTACTCGAAATGACGGTAGACTGGGTAAAAAACAGAAAACAGTTCGGAATGCCCATCGGGAGTTTCCAGGCTATACAGCATCATTGTGCGGAAATGGCCATTGATGTTGAATCATCAAAATTTATAACATACCAGGCGGCATGGAAATTGAGTAAAACTTTCGATGCTAAAAGAGAAGTATCAATGGCCAAAGCATGGACAGGAGATGCGTACCAAAGGCTGACAGCGACGGCGATTCAGGTTCACGGCGCAATGGGATTCACCGAGGAATATAATCTTCATTATTATTATAAACAAGCTAAATCGTTACAGCTCATGCATGGGGATTACCGTTATCACAGGCAGAAGGTCGCTAAGGATTCAGGATATTAA